One Podospora pseudopauciseta strain CBS 411.78 chromosome 5 map unlocalized CBS411.78m_5, whole genome shotgun sequence DNA window includes the following coding sequences:
- a CDS encoding uncharacterized protein (COG:S; EggNog:ENOG503PEV2), translating into MLSISASIASGLALASVAHGAPGFASIRSDQPDVSSYATVPITWELPVKADDPTGATVEVTGTIEEAIVQMDATYPGWNKTFQAHLPPPPTVDSSAFDLAALDDPESYICKLDQWKEAGQLSILRGIEYLRGLTGSAKNGPGPGECGRVSCSWQSAIWWCNDNDTEKEVGWNDIADGTLYILQKCSRDAQYVKGQAFYKDKWNVIVRYDNDSC; encoded by the exons ATGCTTTCCATCTCCGCTTCCATTGCCAGCGGCCTGGCTCTCGCCAGT GTTGCCCACGGCGCCCCTGGATTCGCATCCATCCGCTCTGACCAGCCCGATGTTTCGAGCTACGCCACCGTTCCCATTACCTGGGAGCTCCCCGTCAAGGCTGACGACCCTACTGGCGCTACCGTCGAAGTGACCGGCACCATCGAGGAGGCTATCGTCCAGATGGATGCCACTTACCCCGGCTGGAACAAAACTTTCCAGGCTCAcctgccccctccccccaccgtTGACAGCAGCGCCTTTGATCTTGCGGCTCTTGATGATCCCGAATCCTACATTTGCAAGCTTGACCAGTGGAAGGAGGCTGGCCAGCTTTCTATTCTCCGCGGCATTGAATACCTCCGTGGTCTGACTGGCTCGGCCAAAAACGGCCCCGGCCCTGGCGAGTGCGGTCGTGTTTCCTGCTCTTGGCAGTCGGCTATTTGGTGGTGCAACGAC AACGAtacggagaaggaggttggcTGGAATGATATTGCCGATGGGACTTTGTACATCCTCCAGAAGTGCTCTCGGGATGCCCAGTATGTCAAGGGTCAGGCTTTCTACAAGGACAAGTGGAACGTGATTGTTCGTTATGACAACGACAGCTGTTAA
- a CDS encoding uncharacterized protein (COG:V; EggNog:ENOG503NZUS), translated as MILPISSSSTSCPSIPANKTTMSKGLALITGINGFIAARTALTFLQAGYRVRGTARSLHSTKPLLSAIPAELVANLEIVEVPDITIPGAFDQAIEGVTTVAHLASPIFLTSTAPGPVLKAAVEGTQRVLESALTEPTVKSFTLMSSVAAIIDTESANAHYDESNWNESSERLVRELGNEVPGYILYFASKTAAEKTLWKFRDEHKPAFKIAAVNPVYVAGPPVVVPESRDKIHGTTKLISDVYSGTELAKSGLPGAFPSYVDVRDVARVILFGAENPEKVDGERFLLSGYHVPAQAVADILRERYPEREGVIEKGEPGQGYEKGYGYPKERVYDGSKVVRVTGEGYIPWEKTVVDFVESVKAIL; from the coding sequence ATGATCCTGCCCatatcgtcatcatcaaccagctGTCCATCTATTCCCGCCAACAAGACCACCATGTCCAAAGGCCTCGCTCTCATCACCGGCATAAATGGCTTCATCGCCGCCCGCACCGCCCTCACCTTTCTCCAAGCCGGCTACCGTGTCCGCGGCACGGCCCGCTCCCTCCACTCCACCAagcccctcctctccgccatcCCGGCCGAACTAGTTGCCAACCTCGAGATCGTCGAAGTCCccgacatcaccatccccggAGCATTCGACCAAGCCATCGAAGGCGTCACCACCGTCGCccacctcgcctcccccatcttcctcacctccaccgcccccggACCCGTCCTCAAGGCCGCCGTCGAGGGAACTCAGAGAGTCCTCGAGTCAGCCCTCACCGAACCCACCGTCAAATCCTTCACCCTCATGAGTTCGGTCGCTGCCATCATCGACACCGAGTCCGCCAACGCCCACTACGACGAGTCAAACTGGAATGAGTCCTCAGAGAGGCTTGTCCGGGAGCTGGGCAACGAAGTTCCAGGGTATATCCTCTACTTTGCCAGCAAGACCGCCGCTGAAAAGACCCTCTGGAAGTTTAGAGATGAACACAAACCAGCCTTCAAAATCGCGGCTGTCAACCCCGTCTATGTCGCTGGCCCACCCGTTGTTGTGCCGGAGTCAAGGGACAAGATTCACGGGACGACAAAGCTGATCAGTGATGTTTACTCTGGCACTGAGCTGGCTAAGTCGGGGTTGCCTGGGGCGTTTCCCTCGTATGTGGATGTGAGGGATGTGGCGAGGGTGATATTGTTTGGGGCGGAGAACCCGGAAaaggtggatggggagaggtttTTGTTGAGTGGGTATCATGTTCCCGCTCAGGCGGTGGCGGATATCTTGAGGGAGAGGTATcctgagagggagggggtgattgAGAAGGGAGAGCCGGGGCAGGGGTATGAGAAGGGGTATGGGTATCCGAAGGAGAGGGTCTACGATGGAAgcaaggtggtgagggttacgggggaggggtataTTCCTTGGGAGAAGACTGTTGTTGATTTTGTGGAGAGCGTCAAGGCAATTTTGTGA
- a CDS encoding uncharacterized protein (EggNog:ENOG503PQYH), producing the protein MIHLDDLAKSNGSKPTNTPECCNFPCKCPLKKNLQKQLPPPSRITASTFPFHQQAAIVHFTPLLPTSALCLSRSKIPWPNAERKHHKMFTYTLVSALIGGASLALASPAPVITPAPIYERQSESALELKCQAHYESMMARAPDLPREHPIIQWMNQPENLKLFTDYTDIKAMCAARWGKSTLEPPSSLASQWSSYMSEAQMFAISMKAPAHELSAMGCPSVIAAAGGLLAITEEVSCSRAYKAYMDAVPYLTATDGDDFATTGPTQTNVLAPSTTAPGSSEETDVSGNDSEDEGADGNGNGGSEEGSTETTSTSTAGGPRETGHVAVAAAAALAVVGAMAAL; encoded by the coding sequence ATGATCCACCTGGATGACCTTGCCAAGTCCAACGGctccaaaccaaccaacacccctGAATGTTGCAATTTCCCATGCAAATGTCCATTAAAAAAGAACTTACAAAAACAGTTGCCACCCCCATCGCGTATCACAGCCTCCACGTTCCCTTTCCACCAGCAGGCAGCCATCGTGCATTTCACTCCTTTACTTCCCACATCCGCACTTTGCCTCTCACGATCCAAAATACCGTGGCCCAACGCCGAAAGAAAACATCACAAAATGTTCACCTACACGCTCGTCTCAGCCCTCATCGGCGGCGcatccctcgccctcgcctcTCCAGCTCCCGTCATAACCCCAGCACCAATCTACGAGCGCCAGAGCGAAAGCGCTCTCGAACTCAAGTGCCAGGCCCATTATGAGTCCATGATGGCAAGAGCCCCCGATCTCCCACGTGAACACCCAATCATCCAATGGATGAACCAGCCCGAGAACCTCAAGCTATTCACCGACTACACCGACATCAAAGCAATGTGCGCCGCTAGATGGGGCAAAAGCACTCTGGAACCGCCCTCTTCTCTCGCGTCCCAGTGGTCCAGCTACATGTCCGAGGCTCAAATGTTTGCCATCTCCATGAAGGCCCCTGCGCACGAGCTGTCCGCCATGGGCTGCCCTTCCGTCATCGCCGCCGCTGGAGGACTGCTGGCCATCACTGAGGAGGTCTCGTGCAGCAGAGCGTACAAGGCTTACATGGATGCCGTGCCGTACCTTACCGCTACTGATGGTGACGATTTCGCTACCACCGGCCCGACTCAGACAAACGTTCTTGCGCCTTCAACCACGGCGCCCGGGTCAAGTGAGGAGACTGATGTCAGCGGGAATgacagcgaggatgagggcgcTGATGGGAACGGAAATGGTGGTagtgaggaggggagcacTGAGACGACCAGCACATCCACTGCTGGTGGCCCAAGGGAGACTGGACatgtggctgttgctgccgccgccgctctCGCCGTTGTCGGTGCCATGGCTGCGCTGTAA
- a CDS encoding uncharacterized protein (EggNog:ENOG503PQYH) yields the protein MLLKPECAPPPSMTSKHARLYARLALAGASLVLANSAPAPAQVPAITAAPIFNRRQSESALKLECHAQLASIQARKPEPSDKLEDWMATANEAKNGNSLGDVLNICYSIYGKEMPDPPSSLQSEWSTYRSAQASYASSIGPAVSSLKAKCPKEMAFDFLFVAMSDMDSCHTAFAAMSLPDSELLTTSPSPSRTVIVETTTTIGPSEEAGAGGKDTESKEGSAQSTDTSTAAGARETEYVAVAVAAAAAVAAIAGGVVVV from the exons ATGCTTCTTAAGCCCGAGTGTGCACCGCCACCATCGATGACATC AAAACATGCTCGCCTATACGCTCGTctcgccctcgccggcgcatccctcgtcctcgccaactcggccccggccccggcccaAGTCCCAGCCATCACCGCAGCACCCATCTTCAACCGCCGCCAGAGCGAGAGCGCTCTCAAGTTGGAATGCCACGCTCAGCTTGCTTCCATACAGGCGCGAAAGCCAGAGCCCAGCGATAAACTTGAGGACTGGATGGCCACCGCGAACGAAGCCAAAAACGGCAACAGCTTGGGCGACGTGCTCAACATCTGCTACTCCATTTATGGCAAAGAGATGCCGGATCCCCCTTCGTCTCTTCAGTCCGAGTGGTCCACCTATCGCTCGGCCCAGGCCAGTTACGCCAGTTCCATCGGGCCTGCTGTATCCAGCCTCAAGGCCAAATGCCCCAAAGAAATGGCTTTTGACTTCTTGTTCGTTGCTATGAGCGACATGGACTCGTGCCACACGGCATTTGCTGCCATGTCGCTCCCCGATTCCGAGCTCCTCACCACTTCCCCAAGCCCATCTCGCACCGTCATTgtcgagaccaccaccaccatcggccCAAGCGAGGAGGCAGGTGCCGGCGGGAAGGATACCGAGTCGAAGGAGGGAAGCGCCCAGTCTACCGACACGTctactgctgctggtgccAGAGAGACAGAATacgtcgctgtcgctgtcgctgccgctgccgccgttGCCGCTATTGCCGGTGGCGTGGTTGTGGTATAA
- a CDS encoding uncharacterized protein (COG:S; EggNog:ENOG503Q57R) yields MSAISSHIRNIEIHRIRSRFATNFYGSGTSQFSRQCEPSRATPGPSTTPTTITMEFNALIDHNDIHTSPTAERFYRIQLARQQRPHWHLNAHRAPELPREQNIRTRALREDAHMSCAATREATGASDKQIQYALTTPLTPRTNRRGRKPSRFTDEEKDHITRPLNDDTIARKLSWLDLKLYLEGSEHWTDTGFTTAMRAAGFSRQVPPRRIKLTAQYRAERLAFVREQLALRTRPEDWEHLAFSNEARATNDPM; encoded by the exons ATGTCAGCGATCAGCAGCCATATACGCAATATCGAAATCCACCGAATCCGAAGTCGCTTTGCTACCAATTTCTATGGCAGCGGTACCTCTCAATTCTCAAGGCAATGCGAACCCTCTCGAGCAACACCAGGGccatcaaccacacccaccaccatcacgatGGAATTTAACGCTCTTATCGACCACAACGATATTCACACGTCACCCACAGCCGAGCGTTTCTACCGGATTCAATTGGCAAGGCAACAACGGCCACACTGGCACCTGAACGCTCACAGGGCCCCAGAGCTCCCGCGTGAGCAAAAT ATTCGAACACGTGCCTTGCGCGAAGACGCCCATATGTCCTGCGCGGCTACACGCGAGGCCACCGGCGCGTCGGATAAACAGATTCAATATGCTCTCACTACACCGTTGACCCCGCGAACCAACCGTCGTGGTCGGAAGCCCTCGCGGTTTACCGACGAAGAGAAGGACCATATTACTCGCCCTCTCAACGACGACACTATCGCTCGCAAGCTTAGTTGGCTAGATTTAAAGCTGTATTTGGAAGGATCTGAACATTGGACGGATACGGGCTTCACCACAGCCATGAGAGCAGCCGGCTTTAGTCGTCAGGTCCCACCGCGGAGGATCAAGCTCACCGCCCAATACCGGGCCGAACGACTGGCCTTTGTCCGTGAGCAATTGGCACTTCGGACTCGCCCGGAAGACTGGGAGCACCTGGCCTTTAGTAACGAGGCCCGGGCTACTAATGACCCGATGTAA
- a CDS encoding uncharacterized protein (COG:C; EggNog:ENOG503NUGK) produces MSSAPAKDNSNHPAVKGPSALRSIIAGSTAGAVEIAITYPAEFAKTRTQLNRRLAEGKKLPWPPFGAQWYAGCTTLIIGNSAKAGIRFVAFDQYKKMLADADGNVSGPRTVIAGFGAGVTESLLAVTPTESIKTTLIDDRKSAKPRLRGFLHAVPIIARERGIRGFFQGFVPTTARQAANSATRFGSYTALKQLAESYTTPGEKLGGVATFAMGGIAGLITVYVTQPLDTIKTRMQSIEAKQLYGNSFRCASIIFKQEGVLTFWSGALPRLARLIMSGGIVFTMYEKSMDLFNKLDPEGRYL; encoded by the exons ATGTCATCAGCACCGGCCAAAGACAATAGCAACCACCCGGCGGTCAAGGGGCCAAGTGCCCTTCGGTCCATAATTGCCGGCTCAACTGCGGGCGCTGTCGAGATTG CCATTACCTACCCAGCCGAGT TCGCAAAGACCAGGACACAGCTCAACCGCAGGTTAGCAGAGGGCAAGAAGCTGCCATGGCCGCCTTTCGGTGCTCAGTGGTATGCCGGGTGCACCACGCTGATTATCGGCAACTCGGCTAAGGCGGGCATTC GATTCGTTGCCTTTGACCAGTACAAGAAGATGCTGGCTGACGCCGACGGCAATGTCTCCGGTCCTCGGACCGTGATTGCGGGTTTCGGCGCCGGTGTGACCGAGTCTCTGCTCGCTGTCACACCGACAGAAAGTATCAAGACCACCCT CATCGATGACCGCAAGTCCGCCAAACCTCGCCTCCGCGGGTTCCTCCACGCCGTTCCAATCATCGCCCGCGAACGTGGTATCCGCGGTTTCTTCCAGGGTTTCgtgcccaccaccgcccgtCAAGCGGCGAATAGTGCTACTCGCTTCGGTTCCTACACTGCTTTGAAGCAGCTCGCCGAGAGCTACACAACGCCGGGAGAGAAGCTCGGCGGTGTGGCTACCTTCGCCATGGGTGGTATCGCAGGGTTGATCACCGTCTATGTGACCCAGCCTCTTGATACCATCAAGACGCGTATGCAAAGTATCGAGGCCAAGCAACTCTACGGCAACTCGTTCCGGTGCGCGAGCATCATCTTCAAGCAAGAGGGCGTGTTGACTTTCTGGAGCGGCGCGCTGCCACGATTGGCGAGGTTGATTATGAGCGGTGGTATTGTGTTTACCATGTACGAAAAGAGCATGGACCTGTTTAACAAGCTGGACCCAGAGGGCAGGTATCTATAA
- a CDS encoding uncharacterized protein (EggNog:ENOG503P7N3) produces the protein MSAVPKHSTARLFQTALQRWPKDPLRPDCQLQDVLAKRLTKGPLAPTLIKGLSQEQADLRQTNALFSLTENRYKNKYRVPESFLKPKFNPNYYSDILKELNEAPTRSYFQRVAKRVQGMFRLE, from the exons ATGTCTGCTGTTCCCAAGCAC AGCACAGCCAGGTTATTCCAGACTGCCCTGCAGCGCTGGCCCAAAGATCCCCTCCGTCCCGACTGCCAGCTTCAAGATGTCCTTGCCAAGCGGCTCACCAAAGGTCCTCTTGCGCCAACCCTGATCAAGGGATTAAGCCAAGAGCAGGCAGACCTCAGGCAAACCAATGcgctcttctccctcaccgAGAATCGTTACAAGAACAAG TATCGTGTTCCGGAATCCTTCCTCAAACCCAAGTTTAACCCCAACTACTACAGCGACATCCTGAAAGAGCTCAATGAGGCACCCACACGTTCTTATTTCCAAAGGGTAGCCAAGAGGGTCCAGGGTATGTTCCGCCTGGAATGA